The nucleotide sequence AATTTATTTTTGGGATGATGTTACCCTGACCTCTGaaatatcaagtttttttttataaaaatgaagaaaataaaatgcatctaAAAAAAAGGTGCGCTCCAATTATGGAAAAATATACGTCATCATTGgaccatcatcaccaattcgTATAACGAGAATTTGGCGAGTGTAAACGCGTGgatttattataaaattattgaaaatgagTCGTAAAAAGTCATGCTGGCATGTAGACAGAGAACGACACCTTAACGAAGTATAGATGAAGGCTAGATAACCGCAAACAAACAGCAGAGAATAAATGCTTACCGCAAGCAAATATCGGTGAGTAATTACGAACAACAAGCAAATCAAACAAATCTAAGGTATGTATATGCTATATTTGCTCACTTCAAAGGAACTATATATGTGAACAGTATTCTAACACGACGCATCGACCCATGCTCTCTACAAACTATTCGTGATTACGTCCTCAAATCTCTTTTGGCTCTGCTAATAATATTCTATGAATTATGAGACCTTAAAGGGGAAGTCGTCATTCCTTATGTAATTCGAACGTCGTAATTGGAATTAGAATATTGACTTGGTATTCAGTCTTTtctaaattgaatgaaaaaagtgTTGGAGACTGAGACCCACTTTAAACTccaaatacttttaaaataatgcaaaaaggTTTGAACTCCGGctcatatttttttaagctGCAAGCTAGATACCAGAATGTTTATAAGAAGGCTGTAGAAACTATGACATAAGCATCAGTAGAAACTAGTTTGTAGTTTGGTAAACTACGACTGAGGATATGGATGATTGCACCTTTGAGAAGACATCTACGTGGCTTTGCCGATGTATCCAAGTAATAAAATCGTCGGCCTACACTGACGTAAAAAAATATTCCCTATGtgaaatttttgtaataaattttACACGGCCTCAAAATTACATATTTCTCATAGTTACCTTAGCACAGTCTTTCGCTATCGTAaggataattttaaaattggaaaacaatGTTATCTATGAAGGATGGGAACTTTATTGTCAAAGTGATGAATTAATTACCATATCGAACATTTGATTAAAATTCGAATACTTATACCGTATGTTAAATAACATGTTCCCATTATTGTATGAGGTTGAGGTGTGGCGGCGTGGGAGAAGGTAAACGAAATATTTGATGTTGATTTTTATATAGCCACTCAGGTTTTTCAGAGTTTTCAAAGCTTAttagtgttattattattatcatatttttaacGTTTAAGTAACGATAGtcgtttaattaaaaaaacaaacaaacaaacatttctgAAGCTGAGAATTTTATAATCAAAAAGATGAATTGATTACTAGATGGaagatttcataaaaaaatgaaaataaatacatgtactGTATGTTACAGCTGATTATTATCGGACCTCAAGATAACCTTTCGAATGCAAAAAGTTCGTGAAAACTTATTCAGTTGCGTCGATTAAAAGTAACCTCAATAACGCAAGAGACCTTTTCTCATAGAACGAAAACCACTACGATTTCATAAAAAGCGAGAAGatagttgaaaacttaaatttcaaCGAAGGGAAATGTAATTTTCATCTAAAGCCGTTGCAAAGAAATATGGTCCCGTTTCTTCGATATATAtccattttcatcaaaatctacGCGGCTAGTTGAACAGATATCGCAAGAAAACTGCAAGCCCTTTATAAATAAGAATAATCTGCTTTGTGGGAAGAGCTTGCTTACACCACAGAATAGATAAGGGCgtgcaacaaaatttaaaagtgattTAGGTCGTGTAAAGATTAAGTTCCTGCTCTGAAGTTTCCAAGGCCCTTAAAAGAATGGCATCCTTCATGATAAGAAATTCTAGCAGGTTGGAAGGAAATGTAACAGGAGAATTACACAACTGAGTTAGTTCCTTCTCGAGCAATTCTTCCATTCTTCTTGCCACAGTGATATTATTTGGCAATTCTCTTGTCGTCGCATCTCACAACATCAACAGGCGACTGAGAACTCAGGCAAACGCGTTTCTCGTTAGCTTAGCCCTGTCGGATTTCCTGGTCGGAAGTGTATCGATGCCGATGTGGATCTACATTATCATCGTTGTTTGTCGGTGGCCTCTTAATTCCTGCAGCCATCATATTGTGTATGCACGTGGGCGTTTTCTCAGAGGCACGTTCCCTTCTTCAACATAATCCACATCACCTCTCCGCGGGTCGACAAACACAGAAATACAATATAATTATGTACAACAGGGGCGTGGCTAAGATTTTACAAAGACGGTAGGGGTCGCAGTGGCGAATTTCCAAGCGCTTAACGTAACGTATTTTTACTGCTCATCTTCCCTGGGTATCTGCGGGCTCATGTCCACGCGACGAGAAGCACTGATAATGGAGTGTCCCccaccagaaaaaaatttacgcAAAGAAGATTCTTGAGGGTGGTGCGCTTTCAATTATGATATCAGCATGTTATTGTTCTAAGCCCAGGTACCGTTACGTCTTTGTAAACTTTCAAAGTTGGCTTACCACTAACCTGAGTatagtttttcagttttactcaGTGCAAATATCTTGAGGCTTATGATAACACCCCAACCCCGTGATTCAATGTCTCATTCATTTTCAAGGCCCGTTACACGCTGAACTAACTGCAGCTAATGTTGAGAAGTTAAAAATAGATGTACTTCTCGGCACAAGCCTTGATGTATTAAATTGCGGAATTGCTCGTTGCAAAGCAGATTTGTGCGGAAAATTACGAACGATTGTGACGGCGCGTAGTCTATTTCATGAGCAAAGAACTTGTATACAATCCCGTCAAACGCAGAAAAAAACTTGCTTTCGAACGCAAACTGAAATCTGATCCAAACATAAAGATTGTCATTTCTTTCGACATCTTTGTCGGTAGATGCTGAAAGATCTTAAATCAGGAAGGGAAGCTTAATTTTATTCTATAATAAACTAAAGAAGACCAGTTTTCTTATACAACGTTATCACAGACGgaataattaaaaagaaaacggTGAAATTGGCAGGTGTAGCTGgatatacaaaacaaattttatattttaagaaCAAATAACGCAGAAAAAGTAATTAAACCCCGGACCTCCATTTAAAACTATATAAATATTGTATGAGAATGAAAAATGCATAAGAAGGTCTTCGTTCGACAGTATTTCGCTTTCGTACGTGCAGCTCGACAGCCTTATTTGCAAAGTTCTCGCATTATTCATCGGAAGGTTTCAGATCACACAAATACATGTTACTGATCAAACAGTAAGATGAAACTAACTGCAATTGGTAAACAAGCCAAGTCCATGCTATCGGAGCTCATCAATTAAACTTAACGGCATGCTTTTCCACCGAGGGCTGACCTCCTTCAGTTCTAACCAAGTGAGTAGCTTACGAATACCCAGTTATACTCTTGGGCTTGGAGGGCACGGTAAAATTAAACTGTCTTACCTAGGGACATAATGGAATAGCTTGGACAGGACTTCTGGACCTAGGGTGCAGCTTACTCAGAAACCATCGGTCTACAGTGACCCACATAGTTTTCAGGAATTCtaataaacatttcattaactGTACCTCTCACATGATACTGCGCACCACTAGAACTACCTAAATGATAGCACTGTATCGTGCGGCCAGTCAGTTGTTTAATTCCCCATGGCTTTTCTTGTTTGGCGCTCAAACGACGATTGACGCGCTTAAGTCCTAACAGAGTAAGGAATGTTCTTCTCATTTCACTGTCCCTTTGAGCATACACTAGTGGGTTCACACCGCTGTTCAGGTAGTGCGCACCCTTAACAATAGCAACAAGCCATGTGAATGTTTTCGGCGACGAAGGAAGACAGTGAAAGCAATAGGCAGCCATGATAGATACAGTAAAAAATGGCACCCAGGTAGTGATGAACAAACCTGTGATGAATGCCACAGTAATGGCCACTTTTCTCTCCCCTTGATAGTATTGGCTCATCAGGCTTCCTGTGCTTTGTCGACCCCCAGGGGAGTGATGCGGGTTACGCTGAAGAAGTGAGCGCGCTACTGAAAAAACGCCCGCGTACATAAAAAACATAATGGCTGCCGGAATTGCGAAACTGATGATGAACATAATAGTGGCATATATTAGACTGTTCCAAGGGATTTTAAGAACAGATGGCACGGTAAAAGACGAGAGAGAAGCCAATAAGCCGGCGACAAGCCATGCAGATGTTATCATTGTCCGTTGAAACGAGGACGATAAACTTTTATAATAAAACGGTCGAGAAACGGCAATGTAACGTTCGATACTTATGGCGGTCAAATGGTAAATGGACGCCAGAGCTGAAAAGACAtcgaaagttttgaaaatggctTTAAAGGGGACGGAACCATTATCCACTATGATGATGTTGTAGATCCACATCGGCATCGATATAATTCCAACCAGGAAATCCGACACGGCTAAACTGACGAGAAATGCGTTTGTTCGAGTTCTCAGTCGCCGGTTAATCTTGTAGGATGCGATGACAAGAGCATTGCCAAATAATATCGCAACAGCGAGAAGAATGGAAGGTGCTTGAATGGCGCGGAGAGGTACATAGTGGGGCAGCTGCCATTTGTCAGAGCCATTTGAATTCTGGACGCTCGTGGCATTAACTAACGCTGGTGAATTCATACAGACTTCCCGTGATAACAATTgcgtaaaagaaaaatcacaattttCCACGAATTGTTTTCCAGCTatgttaaaatcaaatttcaaacGAAAGCTAAACCCTTTGAAAAAaaccctttgaaaaaaaaatgataaaccCTCGCTGTTATTGAAAGAAAGctgtcaaaaaagaaacaccaccTGTCTGTACGTGCAGAATAAATTAACTGCCTCTATTGTGATTCtgtctttatttgttttatattatttgCTTGTAATCCTATCCTAAAGGATTGCTTGCGTTGCATGGCAACAGTTATGAGTATCAATAATGGCGTATTGAGATCCTTTCCTTTAATAACTCAATCCATCGAGAACGATGAACTCTAGATTTGTAAATCGATGCATGTTATcgtgatgaaaaaacaaattcgtTGTCATATTCTTTTTCTCGTTGCCCTATtctaaattttacattttcagttttttttcgaATGTCATTCCTCGCTGCTTAATTGAAGTTGGTTTCGAGGATGACATATTTAAACCTGGttcaactgcaaaaaaaaaaaaaaaaccttcttgaGTTTGGAGCTAGCTGTCGCTGGGaaataaagttgaaagttttcaaacgaGTTGTTTCAAGATAAAATTGACGAATTAAGAAGTCATCCCTGAGAAGAGTTCACGCGGGGCCTTCTGAAATAGTCGCATCAAATTTGTGATtgctgttttttaaaaaactatttatttcaattttgcattttgtgctttttttaattttaacacatgagcaatataaaaaattcattattataAACGTGAAAGAAGAGATGACCTTGAACTGTCTTGAAACGTGTAGGTACAAGTGACAATCGGCCTACGAACTTCTTCATTGAAGTCATTGGCTGATCAGATAACTGGATTGCTCTGTCATGAAATCACTCAATTTTCTATGCACATATTCCCTAAGAATATTTTATGTCGATAGCGCGCTTTGTTTTGGAGATAAAATGCCCTAAAATTGAGGATCTCCTTCCGACAAATTAGCGAGAGAAGGGCTTTTTTGTTCGTTTATTCTGACTTAAGATGTACTGTTGATTGTAAAGCCCATTGAGATAACAGAAAGGCTTTTCATGCCGCCAATTCTGTATATCAAACTGGCTGAGTTTAACACAAGATACGGAGCCATTAGTGTCTGATGAGAGAAGTGCAGATTAGGCTTGCCGTTGGTACAAGGTGTGACAGGTGTTattacaaaattttgacaatCTTACTGCAAAGAGCGACAGGTACAACTTTATTGCAAAGTGCAACGGATAGATTAAAGGCCTATTGAAAAAATGCAGAGTGCGTATGGCCacgcaaaatttcaaatgccattAAGAGCTCTAAATTTAACTTCCTTCGggaataagaaaggaaaaacctcAAGGGCGAAGATTTGAGAAAACGTTTTAGAtaatctcaaaagaaaaaaaactcggACTCTAGTTTGTTTAAAACGACGGTAACTCTTGTAAGCATTACTTTTGTAAATGTAAGCTTCGCGCAGACAGCAAAGAACTGTGTTTTAAGACATCCTTTTTTGGAACAACTTATAACTAAGATCGAAGCAAGGACTTGTTTGTGCTGCTGTTCTTGAAAAAACTAGCCTTTTACGCCAATGAAAGCTCTTTCCTCCCGTCTTATGATAAAAAGTATCTACGAAAACAATAACATAACTGCCAAATTGATTTCTAAACGGAAATTTACAAAGAATACTCCGGCTTTCTCTTTGACACGGTTCCAAGAGCATCCGAAAGatagtaaataaatatttaacaattggttcataggtcagcgtgcgttcatcgagatatgaagcacgcaggaagtttggagagcacgaaagatgcgtaagagttgctcgaggcgtagtcGAGAGCAACTCccgcttcttgagtgctctccaaacctcccAAGTGCTGCATAtttcgatgaacgcacagctgacttatgaactaattgttttataacattttcaacccgatggcCCGTCCACACGtatccggataaatttgaaaacggataaataTTTATACGGTAACGGGTTCCGTCCACACGTAAACGGCGTTTTCACACACCGAAAACGGATAAATTTGAGAACGCTCTCCAGagtggataaatttgaaaacgctgGCTAAGCCTCTCTGTGTGGACGCCTtatccggataaatttgaaaacaatttgaaaacgATGACGTAACAATTCAAACCTAGTCACGGTTCCAAGAGCATCCgaaagataataaataaatatttaacaattggttcataagTCAGCGTGCGGCCGATCGACCATTAATTAAAACATGGCGAATAAACAAGCTCTAGTTTCGGTTGTAACACAGGAGCAATTATTAAAAGAAGGTTAGCTGAAAGTGCACTGTTTTCCTTGTAGTGATTTTGCGACTCGTTTGTAACCTAAGACCGAGTTCGACATCGATGCGCGTGCGTGGCGGCCATGCTGTCACGGATTTCTAGCCTTGCGAACACtgttgataagtttgagaagcCCAAGAGCACAGCCAAGAGGATTCAGGCTCAGGATACGCAAGACTGCGGGCACATGTTTTGCTCTAAAGAGCATGCTCAGTAGGCGACGTCATcgttttcaaatcgtttttgCGTTTACGTGTGGACACCAAAAACGATTCACAAACGGCAACGTGTGGACGTGGATAAATACGGATACGTGTGGATGGGGCCTACATGttgtaaagatttttttcttgagggatttgattgctgacgtcatgagcgtgcacaataggaatatgaagcacgctcactCAATTcaatttgattagacaaatttacgcgCTATATTATAATGCTTATTGAATTCGAATAAACAGGTTTGATTCCTATTCTTTACGTTTGTATTAATTCTCCCCCATTTCTACACCTTCCCATTTTACTTTCCCACTTCTTAACTTTCCTACTTCTTTACTTTTTCACTTAAGCATTGTAATTACTTCTTTGTGAGTTTTCAAGTTGTCACGTCTGCTGACCTATCTGAACtgactttcaaaatttgaaaagtcaGTGGGAAAATTTTCTCTGGCGTAAACAATCCTTTATCATAAGACGTTAGATTACAACAATCGTTGCATTATGAAAACATGTAATTCACAAAATTGATG is from Pocillopora verrucosa isolate sample1 chromosome 7, ASM3666991v2, whole genome shotgun sequence and encodes:
- the LOC131783777 gene encoding D(1) dopamine receptor-like is translated as MNSPALVNATSVQNSNGSDKWQLPHYVPLRAIQAPSILLAVAILFGNALVIASYKINRRLRTRTNAFLVSLAVSDFLVGIISMPMWIYNIIIVDNGSVPFKAIFKTFDVFSALASIYHLTAISIERYIAVSRPFYYKSLSSSFQRTMITSAWLVAGLLASLSSFTVPSVLKIPWNSLIYATIMFIISFAIPAAIMFFMYAGVFSVARSLLQRNPHHSPGGRQSTGSLMSQYYQGERKVAITVAFITGLFITTWVPFFTVSIMAAYCFHCLPSSPKTFTWLVAIVKGAHYLNSGVNPLVYAQRDSEMRRTFLTLLGLKRVNRRLSAKQEKPWGIKQLTGRTIQCYHLGSSSGAQYHVRGTVNEMFIRIPENYVGHCRPMVSE